The Salminus brasiliensis chromosome 22, fSalBra1.hap2, whole genome shotgun sequence genomic interval caccatgATCCGAGAATcgttggttcgaatcctgggtcacgctgctcgccatcagcagccggagtcagagggagcacagtcggcctcgctctctctcaggggtgggctgACGGTCGATGGCCTTTCCTCCCGACCCCAACACTCCCAGCatgatgctggtcagcacaggaGTTAGCGGTTAGCGGTTAGCTGTTGTATGGGAGCTGGGGAGGCGGTGGTGGGCTTTGCATGCTGATCCTCACCCTCCCCACAAGTGTTGGGGGCGTTGCTAGAGCTGGTGGGAGTTGGAGTACGATGGGGAGCAGGAGTAAATGTCATCGTGCTACTGAACTGCCCCCCCACCCAACCATCTGTCGGCACATCTGCCCAGCATGACATGAAAACGACCGACTCTAAAGTCTTCTGGTGTGAAATGGCCAGCAGATTAAGGGCTTAAATCGTGTTATATAATAATTctcttattttatataatgCAGACAAATCCAATCTCTCTGACCAATCAGACGGGGTTGTTTAATTCTCGCCGGCTTTCAGTAGCGCAGAAAAGAGCAGCACTGACCCATTCCACTCCTTCCCAGGTTCACCTGAGGAgcaccccccacctcccccacctcccacggGATGGCCAAGATCGACTAGAAGGTCGCACCGCTGACTCCGTGGGCTCAGGATGATTAGGGTCGTCTGTCTTTTGCCTctggtcttgtcttgtctggGGACGGGCTCCAAGCTGTGTCCTCACCGCTGCCTGTGCTCTGAGAACTCTGACCTGGTGGACTGTCGGGCCAGAGGGTTCACATACATCCCGCATGGCATCCCTCACGGTACCTGGCTCCTGGACCTCAGCGAGAACAAGCTGCATGAGCTGAGCAGCACCACCTTTACTGGAATCTGGGCCCTGCGCATCCTCTTGCTTCAGAACAGCGGCGTCCAGGCGCTGCAGCCACAGGTGAGTTCTGCTTCTGAGATCTGTGTTTGTACAGGATCACTGTAGGTTTTCCTGACCAGTGTAGGGGGTCCGGCGTCCCCTAATTGACCACACCCCCCATGACAGCCCTCACTATTTGAGCAGAATCCTGTAATCCTACTCTACTgaagtccacatgcttctttcagagTTCTGTATCTCcgagcttgtccagaaatgctttgccatcagcagccggagtctgggagagcacaattggccaagctctctccaggtggctagatggcgctctcttccctCTCGCTCTTAAAGCAATGGTGGCGCTGGAGACCCGGCACTGTCCTCCAAGCTCCTCTTCCTAGAGTCGTAGGCCTGATCAGACCAAATCAGACATCTCCGATCTTTTCTGACCACTCCAGGCTCTGGCATCTTTGTCGTTTCTGGAGAAGCTGGACCTCAGCCACAACGACCTGCGCTCCCTAGCCCAAGACTTCTCTCGCGGTTTGATGGCCCTCAGGGACCTTCGGCTGTCCCACAACTCTCTGGAGTGCCTCGAGAGTCGCTCCTTCGCCCATCTGGAGAGCCTGGAGAAGCTGGACCTGAGTCACAACCACATTCGGGTCATCCAGTCTGGAGCGTTCCACGGCCTCACCGGCCTGAAGCAGCTCAACCTGGCCTGGAACCAACTGACCGTGCTCCAGGGTGGACTGCTCACCATGCAGCAAAGGCTCGGCGTCCTCCTCCTAGGCCACAACAACATCTCCAGCATTGAGACAGAAGCCTTCGCCCCCTTGCAGAGTCTCGGCGTACTGGGTCTGGAGGCCAACCAGCTGGGGAACCTCAAATTCAAGACGTTCCTGAACCTGCAGGCGCCCAGCACGCACATGCAGCTGTCGGAGAACCCATGGCTTTGCGACTGCGAGCTGCACCGCATCTTCAGCAAAATCCTCCATGTCCGGCGCCTCCATATCGACGACTACTGGAACATCACCTGCCACTCACCACCTCCGCTGGCGGGGGCGTTCCCCGCGCTGATAGACAGCCAGCTGTGCGTAGCGGAGACCGCCACCGTTCTGGTCATCACTGCGACCGTGATGATCACCGTGGTGGCAGCAATAGCGATGGCAGAGCGGAACCGCAGGAAGAAGCGGCTGAACCTCGCCAAGCAAGGGAACGAGTCTGAGGCAGCACTGAACAAATGAGGGAACCTACAGAACCTCCACACAGTGTAAGGGCTTTAGGTAGAACCCTCATCATTCACTGTAAACTATACAGAGCTGTAAAGGGTCTAGAGAATGAGTCTTaaaaaagtttgtagacacataTTCAATCGTCCTAAACACAAAAACAGGTTCTTCATGGGTTCTTTTGGTTAGAggaatggttctatatatacCCTCCAGAACCATTCGACCATCCTAGAACCATTAGAATGCTTAACTACACACATTTACGCGTAAGCCTTTAGATCTACTGGCCTTGAGCTCATTAAAACCTTATGAATGAACATGCGGCTGGTTGTACGTTCCTTGTCTTCTATTCAACGAGTCGTGTTCTCCGATGTGGAACGGAGAACCGGTTTAGGCACCCGAGGGTTTGACAGTGTGGAGCTGAGAGGCACAGAGACAGATACGTTTACATCAAGCAACTCAACACCTGGTGACCCACCCTGAACCCGGAGCGGCCCGTTAACTTATTCAtcccttttttatttaacatgAAGCTGATCTTTAGACGAGCTGATTGGCAGAGACAGGTAAATAAAgatcacgcacacacacacacacacacacacacacaaacacacacacacacactcactaatatataaaaacttgttataatgttattagagcttcatactggatattaatgctattagagcttcatactggatatgaatgttattagagcttcatactggatattaatgttattagagcttcatactggatattaatgttaatagagtttcatactggatattaatgttattagagcttcatattggatattaatgttattagaacttcattctggatattaatgctattagagcttcatattggatattaatgttattagagcttcatactgaatattaatgttattagagcttcatactggatattaatgttattagagcttcatattggatattaatgttattagagcttcatactggatattaatgttattagaacttcatactggatattaatgttattagagcttcatactgaatattaatgttattagagcttcatactggatattaatgttattagagcttcatattggatattaatgttattagagcttcatactgaatattaatgttattagagcttcatactggatattaatgttattagaacttcatactggatattaatgttattagaacttcatactggatattaatgttattagagcttcatactgaatattaatgttattagagcttcatactggatattaatgttattagagcttcatattggatatttatgttataagagattcatactggatattaatgttattagaacttcatactggatattaatgttattagaacttcatactggatattaatgttattagagcttcatactgcatattaatgttattagagcttcatactggatattaatgttattagagcttcatactggatattaatgttattagaacttcatactggatattaatgttattagaacttcatactggatattaatgttattagagcttcatactgcatattaatgttattagagcttcatactggatattaatgttactagagattcatactggatattaataagAAATTTCTGAATGTCtactggtcagtttcacacaaacccATCGACCATAAATCCACAATTTACAGGTGAGAGACCCGTCTTCACAGTCTCGTAACTCCAGGTGGGAGTCACATACGATCCGTCAAAGAGATGCACTGGAAAGGGCggagtctacagattcaggaagtGTTTGTGTGCTGACCAGATATTAACAGAAACATCGAGAAACATAGCATTTCTATGTTATATACAGCAGCCTGCAGATGCACACCTTCACGGCAGACCAGGACAATCATGACAGAATCAATTAAAAAAGGAACACAATCCTGTTCATTAGAAAAACAGACCTGTTTAATAAACAACGCGACACCTGATGTCAGTTATAAGGAACGCGAGTGATTGTAGAGCTATGAGTGGAAGAGCGCTCTCTCAGCGGCGATATTCCCTTTTTTACCTCATTACACAGCATTCAAACAGCAACACAGCCTTTAACCCCCCCACCCCGACTTTCACACGCTCACTTACTTTTAAGACgtagtaaaaataaaaagcttttcaaatgaaaaaaaaaaacaagaagctTCAACAGAATGTAAACAACCCCTTTAAAATCACCATCTATCcaggtattttattattatatataaaaaagtataagCATAAAATGAAAAAGACTCAGAAAGAAAGGAGTGAGGTGTAACTGAATCCTCTACAGCTGGGCTACGTTAAACACTGTGCCCGTCAGTGTGTGGACGTCAGGACTTACTATTCTTATGGTCATTCTGAGCCAACCCCTGAGATACAGACCGCACTCCCTGCATGTCTTAAAGGAACGGTTCAACCAAACGTCTAATTCACACAGAATCCCCCGCCCTCAACGGACAGGAAAGGACCTCCTGCTTCATATTTCCCCTCATTTCCAGCGCTTTATATCCCAACAGTCCGAGGTTTccgttactgtacctttaagactgacatatgtaaatgagcgCTGTTCTGATTGATCACTCTGTCTTAAGACTTCAAAAAGCACTCTGAGAACTGGAATATgactgggtggggcta includes:
- the LOC140543624 gene encoding uncharacterized protein — protein: MIRVVCLLPLVLSCLGTGSKLCPHRCLCSENSDLVDCRARGFTYIPHGIPHGTWLLDLSENKLHELSSTTFTGIWALRILLLQNSGVQALQPQALASLSFLEKLDLSHNDLRSLAQDFSRGLMALRDLRLSHNSLECLESRSFAHLESLEKLDLSHNHIRVIQSGAFHGLTGLKQLNLAWNQLTVLQGGLLTMQQRLGVLLLGHNNISSIETEAFAPLQSLGVLGLEANQLGNLKFKTFLNLQAPSTHMQLSENPWLCDCELHRIFSKILHVRRLHIDDYWNITCHSPPPLAGAFPALIDSQLCVAETATVLVITATVMITVVAAIAMAERNRRKKRLNLAKQGNESEAALNK